The Streptomyces sp. WZ-12 genome segment GGTGCGGTCCTCCGGCCTTCTTTCCCGGGCCCCGCGGACTTACCGTGGACGTATGTACGCGCATGCGCACCGCCCGCCCACCCCGCCGCAGCGCCGTCACCGCCGGTACTTCGTCCTCATGACGGTGTGCCTGGTGCTGTTCGTGCTGGCGTGGAGCCTGGTGCGGCTGTGGTCGGTACCGGCCGCGGTGGCGATGTGCGTCGTCGCCATGGTCATCCCGCCCGTCGCGGCCATCGTCGGCAACCGCCGGGAGCCGGGCGAGCGCTGGTGGGACGAGTCCGGGGACCCGGAGTCCGACCGCTGGTGGCGGGAGTTGGACGACCGGGACGACGAGGACCGCCGCCGCAGTTGACCCCCGCCCGCGCACCCGCGGCCGAGGGCCCTAGTAGACGAGCGCCTGCACGCCGTCCGGCATGATCTCGCTCACGAAGAGCTGGGAGCCGGCGATGCCCGCCCCCTCGATCAGGTCCTTCTCCTCGATGCCGCGCCGCGCCGCGCACTGCGTGCACACCGTGATCGCGCCGCCGCCCGCGCGGATCGACTCGATCAGCTCCGGCAGCGGCGCCGCGTGCGGCAGCTCGAACTCGGCCGCCCGCCCCG includes the following:
- a CDS encoding DUF3099 domain-containing protein — encoded protein: MYAHAHRPPTPPQRRHRRYFVLMTVCLVLFVLAWSLVRLWSVPAAVAMCVVAMVIPPVAAIVGNRREPGERWWDESGDPESDRWWRELDDRDDEDRRRS
- a CDS encoding DsrE family protein; protein product: MANKLVIKVTAGADAPERCSQAFTVAAVAVASGVEVSLWLTGESVWFALPGRAAEFELPHAAPLPELIESIRAGGGAITVCTQCAARRGIEEKDLIEGAGIAGSQLFVSEIMPDGVQALVY